One stretch of Nocardia mangyaensis DNA includes these proteins:
- a CDS encoding winged helix-turn-helix transcriptional regulator — protein MELLLLTSDPNPDAVLPSLSLLAHNVRPAPTEVSSLLEAGSADVALVDARTDLAAARGLCRLLGSTGSSVPVVAVLTEGGLVAVNADWGLDDILLPGTGPAELDARLRLLVGRNGGVASPENTGKITLGELVIDEGTYTARLRGRPLDLTYKEFELLKYLAQHAGRVFTRAQLLQEVWGYDFFGGTRTVDVHVRRLRAKLGSEYESLIGTVRNVGYKAVRPARTAAAKGEAVTFADDDAEGEDASLAPVNGTAPQQ, from the coding sequence GTGGAGCTGCTCCTACTGACCTCCGACCCCAACCCGGATGCGGTGCTGCCATCGTTGTCGCTGCTCGCGCACAACGTCCGGCCCGCGCCGACCGAGGTGTCGTCCCTGCTGGAGGCGGGTAGCGCGGATGTCGCGCTGGTCGACGCCAGAACCGACCTGGCGGCTGCCCGTGGTCTGTGCAGGCTGCTCGGCAGCACCGGTTCCTCGGTGCCGGTCGTGGCCGTGCTCACCGAAGGCGGCCTGGTCGCGGTGAACGCGGACTGGGGCCTGGACGACATCCTGCTGCCCGGCACCGGGCCCGCCGAGCTCGACGCGCGACTGCGGCTGCTCGTCGGCCGCAACGGTGGCGTGGCCAGCCCGGAGAACACCGGCAAGATCACCCTGGGTGAGCTGGTGATCGACGAGGGCACCTATACCGCGCGGCTGCGCGGTCGCCCGCTCGACCTCACCTACAAGGAATTCGAGCTGCTCAAGTACCTCGCCCAGCACGCGGGCCGGGTGTTCACCCGCGCCCAGCTGCTGCAGGAGGTGTGGGGCTATGACTTCTTCGGCGGCACCCGCACCGTCGACGTGCACGTGCGGCGCCTGCGCGCCAAGCTGGGCAGCGAGTACGAATCGCTGATCGGGACCGTGCGCAATGTCGGGTACAAGGCGGTGCGCCCGGCCAGGACGGCCGCGGCCAAGGGCGAGGCGGTGACCTTCGCCGACGACGATGCCGAGGGCGAAGACGCATCGCTGGCGCCGGTCAACGGCACCGCACCGCAGCAGTAG
- the mshD gene encoding mycothiol synthase — protein MPDAATLTWTERVEPSAAEQVRALLGRARAADGVAPVSEQAVLSLAEADPSTRHLLAERAGELVGYANLAAAHDDHPAMAEVAVDPSARGAGVGTELVRAALAEGGPGARVWAHGDLPAAKALAAELGLATARELWQMRRSLATPELPELAVPDGLVLRAYAGPADDAELLRVNNAAFSWHPEQGGWTERDIAARRDESWFDSNGLFLAFEADDPTRLLGFHWTKAHPDAAPAGEVYVVGIDPAAQGRGLGRLLTLAGLRYLRDTGSSEVLLYTEADNQAAVHTYTRLGFTPAHIDVAYALP, from the coding sequence ATGCCGGACGCAGCAACCCTGACCTGGACCGAGCGGGTCGAGCCGTCGGCTGCTGAGCAGGTCCGCGCGTTGCTCGGCCGCGCCCGCGCCGCCGATGGCGTCGCGCCGGTCTCCGAGCAGGCGGTGCTCTCGCTGGCCGAGGCCGACCCGTCGACCAGGCATCTGCTGGCCGAACGGGCGGGCGAGTTGGTCGGCTACGCGAATCTCGCTGCCGCGCACGACGATCATCCCGCGATGGCCGAAGTCGCCGTCGACCCGTCCGCCCGCGGTGCCGGTGTCGGCACCGAGCTGGTCCGGGCCGCGCTGGCCGAGGGTGGTCCGGGCGCCCGGGTGTGGGCCCACGGTGACCTGCCCGCGGCCAAGGCGCTCGCGGCGGAGCTCGGGCTGGCCACGGCGCGGGAATTGTGGCAGATGCGCCGCTCGCTCGCGACTCCTGAGCTACCGGAACTGGCGGTGCCCGACGGCCTGGTCCTGCGCGCCTACGCCGGGCCCGCCGACGACGCCGAACTGTTGCGGGTGAACAACGCGGCCTTCTCCTGGCACCCTGAACAGGGCGGGTGGACCGAGCGCGACATCGCCGCGCGCCGCGACGAGTCCTGGTTCGATTCGAACGGCCTCTTCCTCGCCTTCGAGGCCGACGATCCGACCCGATTGCTGGGCTTTCACTGGACCAAGGCCCACCCTGACGCCGCGCCGGCGGGTGAGGTGTACGTGGTCGGCATCGATCCGGCGGCGCAGGGGCGTGGCCTGGGCCGACTGCTGACCCTGGCCGGACTGCGGTACCTGCGCGACACCGGATCGTCGGAGGTGTTGCTCTACACCGAGGCCGACAACCAGGCCGCGGTGCACACCTACACGCGGCTCGGGTTCACCCCGGCGCACATCGACGTCGCCTACGCGCTGCCCTGA